In Glycine max cultivar Williams 82 chromosome 7, Glycine_max_v4.0, whole genome shotgun sequence, a single window of DNA contains:
- the LOC100799796 gene encoding flavonol synthase/flavanone 3-hydroxylase, giving the protein MQSPLTPMPEITVDFRAPPPSPVASGRRSTVTNDDVLTEFLEASLRVPDLVLPDKIFPKQKQLEAPPEVDFVSLCFHCDDALRDVVSDSLARLGCFQLLNHGIPLQLMAAVAEAAGGIFEVPPTNRASATRSPEKPWGFEEYHAGEEVGDGSEEFVWCNDNELNSKMEGIWPIGYPNFSEKIEKLKSRIEMVGRKMLPVILEKGRIEFVGGHDEVGTLCCVYKHRRDNSVSSSLKYDVIRMLIRGTDYSHSLCFHVCNGSSHFHLYSKKTWLSFCPQPAALIVTAGDQTQILSGGLYKHVIGRPIFKGEKEESISMAFLYSTQTTKNNFQTSRGRTISLCQQAILALILPLVYHVMIFFYNKLN; this is encoded by the exons ATGCAATCGCCATTAACGCCAATGCCGGAAATCACCGTCGATTTCCGCGCTCCGCCGCCCTCTCCGGTGGCCTCTGGCCGGAGATCCACCGTCACCAACGACGACGTTTTGACGGAGTTTTTAGAGGCCTCGCTCCGCGTCCCCGATCTCGTCTTGCCTGACAAGATCTTCCCCAAACAGAAGCAGCTCGAAGCGCCTCCCGAGGTTGACTTCGTCTCCCTCTGCTTCCACTGCGACGACGCTCTTCGTGACGTCGTTTCCGACTCGCTCGCCAGACTCGGATGCTTCCAGCTGCTCAACCACGGGATTCCACTACAGCTCATGGCCGCAGTCGCTGAGGCCGCCGGTGGAATCTTTGAAGTGCCGCCGACGAATAGAGCGTCGGCCACAAGGTCGCCAGAGAAGCCCTGGGGATTCGAGGAGTATCACGCGGGAGAGGAAGTTGGAGATGGGAGTGAAGAATTCGTGTGGTGCAATGACAACGAGTTAAACTCAAAAATGGAGGGAATTTGGCCAATTGGATATCCAAATTTCAG TGAGAAGATAGAAAAGCTTAAATCACGCATAGAGATGGTGGGTAGGAAAATGTTGCCTGTGATATTGGAAAAGGGGAGAATAGAATTTGTGGGTGGGCATGATGAGGTTGGGACACTTTGCTGCGTTTACAAGCATCGACGAGATAATAGCGTTAGCAGCTCCCTGAAATATGACGTGATTAGAATGCTGATTAGGGGAACTGATTACTCACATTCATTGTGCTTCCATGTTTGTAATGGATCTTCACACTTTCACCTTTACTCCAAGAAAACTTGGCTCTCTTTCTGCCCTCAGCCAGCTGCCCTTATTGTCACCGCTGGAGATCAAACCCAG ATATTGAGTGGTGGACTGTACAAGCACGTGATTGGAAGGCCAATCTTTaaaggagagaaagaagagagcaTTTCAATGGCTTTCCTCTATTCTACTCAAACAACGAAGAACAATTTTCAAACCAGTAGGGGAAGAACTATTTCACTTTGCCAGCAAGCCATCTTGGCTTTAATTCTTCCCCTTGTGTACCATGTCATGATTTTTTTCTACAATAAACTTAATTAA
- the LOC100800332 gene encoding protein SAWADEE HOMEODOMAIN HOMOLOG 1 produces MEKLGLTESPFPKLSSDEILELERIYEDMGGKVLNRKSCLEIAKRFSSSSNGAGKTSLSWQQVRLWFKNNQRMLLGKDISSSDLLKISADLAESPLLGNGKGKQAAALDDLGFEARSTKDIAWHDVSMFLNYRVLSTGELEVRVRYAGFGKEQDEWMNVKLGVRERSIPLEPSECHKVKDGDLVLCFLEREDYALYCDARIVKIHRKIHDPTECTCTFIVRFVHDNTEEGVSFDRICCRPTQEESACYPDLALDPTSSPSLNVTLNTIESLWG; encoded by the exons ATGGAAAAGCTAGGTTTAACTGAATCTCCATTCCCCAAGCTCTCTTCAGATGAG ATTCTGGAATTGGAAAGAATATACGAAGACATGGGAGGAAAAGTGCTAAATCGGAAGTCATGCCTGGAGATTGCTAAACGTTTTAG TTCCTCATCAAATGGTGCTGGTAAAACTTCCTTATCATGGCAACAg GTGCGGCTGTGGTTCAAAAATAATCAGAGAATGTTACTGGGTAAAGATATCTCATCTTCTGACCTGCTGAAAATATCTGCTGATCTTGCAGAGTCACCTCTTTTAGGAAATGGAAAAG GTAAACAAGCTGCAGCTCTCGATGACCTGGGATTTGAAGCAAGATCTACAAAAGACATTGCATG GCATGATGTTTCAATGTTCCTTAACTACAGAGTTCTGAGTACAGGCGAACTt GAAGTCCGCGTACGATATGCTGGATTTGGGAAAGAGCAGGATGAGTGGATGAATGTGAAATTGGGGGTGCGGGAGAGATCTATTCCATTAGAACCTTCAGAGTGTCACAAGGTGAAGGATGGAGATCTTGTACTATGTTTCCTG GAAAGAGAAGATTATGCCCTCTATTGTGATGCTCGAATTGTAAAAATCCATAGGAAGATACATGATCCAACAGAGTGTACGTGCACCTTCATTGTTCGATTCGTCCATGACAACACTGAG GAAGGAGTTTCTTTTGACAGGATATGCTGTAGGCCTACACAAGAGGAATCTGCTTGCTACCCAGATCTTGCCCTTGATCCCACCTCAAGTCCCTCCTTAAATGTCACCCTAAATACCATAGAGTCCTTGTGGGGATAA
- the LOC100800869 gene encoding casein kinase 1-like protein HD16 — protein MPVLRSGARKGRAAAKQQQQEQQQQQQKQQQQQHSPVVEGEAIATRTRRRRAAAAAAAAVPESNNNNNNNNTNNQQQQPEQVAVVNENVAIAVREEENNRVAEEGVVGGGGAEREGVAEKEMGGCDSGGPSNDKANAAGEDDANAPQVPEKIQVGNSPWYKVERKLGKGGFGQVYVGRRTGGNLNERTGSGAVEVALKLEHRTSKGCTYGPPYEWQVYNTLGGSHGVPQVHYKGRQGDYYVMVMDMLGPSLWDVWNNSNHHMTTEMVACIAIEAISILEKMHSRGYVHGDVKPENFLLGAPGTPDEKKLFLVDLGLATKWRDSTTGSHVEYDQRPDVFRGTVRYASVHAHLGRTASRRDDLESLAYTLIFLLRGRLPWQGFQGENKGFLVCKKKMGTSPETLCCFSPLPFKQFVEHVVNLKFDEEPNYAKYISLFDGIVGPNPDIRPINTEGAQKLIGHKRGRLAMEEEDDDQPKKKIRIGLPASQWISVYNARRPMKQRYHYNVSDTRLSQHIEKGNEDGLYISGVASCQNLWALIMDAGTGFTAQVYELSPFFLHKEWIMEHWEKNYYISAIAGAVNGSSLVVMSKGTQYLQQSYKVSDSFPFKWINKKWREGFYVTSMATSGSRWGVVMSRGAGFSDQVVELDFLYPSEGIHKRWDCGYRITATAATWDQAAFVLSVPRRKPLDETQETLRTSAFPSTHVKEKWAKNLYIASICYGRTVS, from the exons ATGCCGGTACTGCGTAGCGGAGCGCGCAAGGGCCGGGCAGCAGCGAAAcagcaacaacaagaacaacaacaacagcaacaaaagcagcagcagcagcagcatagTCCCGTGGTGGAGGGAGAGGCTATTGCGACGAGGACTCGTCGGCGGCGTGCGGCGGCGGCAGCAGCAGCGGCAGTGCCGGAGagtaacaataacaacaacaacaataataccAATAACCAGCAGCAACAGCCGGAGCAGGTGGCAGTGGTAAATGAGAACGTAGCTATTGCGGTGAGGGAAGAAGAGAATAATCGGGTAGCGGAGGAAGGTGTTGTTGGCGGTGGTGGAGCAGAGAGGGAAGGGGTTGCGGAGAAAGAGATGGGTGGCTGTGACAGTGGGGGACCGAGCAATGATAAGGCCAATGCCGCTGGGGAAGATGACGCCAATGCTCCTCAGGTTCCTGAGAAG ATCCAAGTGGGTAATTCCCCTTGGTATAAAGTAGAAAGAAAACTTGGCAAGGGTGGATTTGGTCAAGTATATGTAGGGCGACGTACTGGTGGAAATTTGAATGAGAGAACTGGATCTGGAGCTGTAGAG GTTGCATTAAAACTTGAGCATAGAACTAGTAAAGGATGTACCTATGGACCACCCTACGAGTGGCAAGTGTACAA CACTCTCGGTGGCAGTCACGGTGTACCTCAAGTACACTACAAGGGCAGGCAGGGTGACTATTATGTCATG GTTATGGATATGCTGGGACCTAGCCTCTGGGACGTTTGGAATAATAGCAATCATCA CATGACCACTGAAATGGTTGCTTGTATTGCCATTGAAGCAATATCTATATTGGAAAAAATGCACTCTCGAGG GTATGTGCATGGGGATGTGAAGCCTGAAAATTTTCTGCTTGGTGCTCCTGGGACACCTGATGAGAAAAAATTGTTCCTTGTAGATCTGGGATTAG CTACTAAGTGGAGGGATAGTACAACGGGCTCGCATGTGGAATATGACCAAAGGCCAGATGTTTTCAG gGGTACAGTCCGCTATGCTAGTGTGCATGCACATTTAGGGAGAACTGCAAGCAGGAGGGATGACTTGGAATCTCTTGCATATacactgatttttcttcttcgAGGTCGCCTTCCTTGGCAGGGTTTCCAG GGGGAAAACAAAGGATTTCTGGTTTGTAAGAAGAAAATGGGAACATCTCCCGAGACCCTATGCTGCTTTAGTCCCCTACCTTTTAAGCAGTTTGTTGAACATGTTGTAAACTTAAAGTTTGATGAAGAGCCTAACTATGCAAAATACATTTCTCTATTTGATGGGATTGTTGGCCCTAACCCAGATATTAGACCAATTAATACAGAAGGGGCACAAAAG CTCATTGGTCACAAGAGAGGCCGGTTGGCGATGGAAGAAGAGGACGATGACCAACCCAAAAAGAAGATTCGTATAGGTTTGCCAGCATCCCAGTGGATAAGTGTTTACAATGCTCGGAGACCAATGAAACAAAG ATATCACTACAACGTATCAGATACAAGGCTATCCCAGCACATCGAGAAAGGAAATGAGGATGGCTTATATATTAGCGGTGTTGCTTCATGTCAGAACCTATGGGCGTTAATCATGGATGCAGGGACAGGTTTCACTGCCCAAGTTTACGAGCTCTCACCCTTCTTTCTCCATAAG GAATGGATCATGGAGCACTgggaaaaaaattactatatcAGTGCAATTGCTGGAGCTGTAAACGGGAGCTCGCTAGTAGTAATGTCTAAGG GCACACAGTATTTGCAGCAATCATATAAAGTTAGTGACTCATTTCCTTTCAAGTGGATTAACAAAAAGTGGAGGGAGGGCTTTTACGTGACTTCAATGGCCACCTCAGGGTCCAGATGGGGAGTCGTCATGTCTCGTGGTGCAGGATTCTCAGACCAG GTGGTTGAACTAGATTTTCTGTATCCTAGTGAGGGGATTCACAAGCGTTGGGACTGTGGGTATCGAATCACAGCTACTGCTGCAACTTGGGACCAAGCTGCTTTTGTCCTGAGTGTGCCAAGAAGGAAGCCTTTGGATGAAACCCAGGAAACGCTTAGGACTTCTGCTTTTCCTAGCACACATGTCAAG GAGAAGTGGGCAAAGAACCTCTACATTGCTTCCATTTGCTACGGACGTACAGTTTCTTAA